TTTACCCATTCTTAACCAACAGATCCGGAGAAGGTCTGCCACAGATTTTTTATTGACTTTCTTGACACTTTTGTTTATGTTTTGCTACAATATCATCCAAGCCTCTCTGTTTTGATAAATTCAATCAAAGTATACTACCAGCCTTTGACATGCTAACCTTTGCAGGGATGGATTAAGCATTTAAGTTTCTATTCATTTACATCTTTAACTTTTATAGTGATAGAAAGTTGAACTTATTTAGAATCGATGGTTTGATTCTGACTTCCTTTTAGCCACTCAGCATTGCTCGGCTTCACGAAAAATATAAAACGCTGTCTTTTGATTTCAAAGATTTATGATATGAAATCGTTAAGTTTTCATTAAGGTAGTTTACCGAATGGCAAGCATATTACTCCAATAATCATTTTCGGAAACTGGATGGACAACCTTCTAAATTATTAAATTAACGGAGGCTTGATCATGGGACACTTATCCTCACAAATGAATCCAGTCGCTTAGTCGGATCGAGATTCAAACAAAAATAATGGAGGAATAAAATGAATATTGAAATGGGGCCGATTTTAGGATTTCGCGGAGTTAAAAACAACAAATGGCATGTATGTGCTCTCATTGTGGTAAAGGGGGACGAAACCCCGAAACTTACCTCGGGGGGTGGTTCGCCTGCTGCTAATAATTTGTACAGCTATGGCAATCGAAAAATTTGGCGATTCGAATGGGCCGTCGATCAAACCGATAAAGAGCAAGCTGTTGAATATTCAATTGACGGGGATAAATGGAAATTTAGGGTACCACCCAAGAAGGACGCGGAGTTGCGATTTGCCTATTCATCGTGTAACGGCTATGGCAGCGCAAAAGACGCCAAGAAAATCGAAGACAAAAATAAAATGTGGAAAGTGCTTTCAGATCAGCATGATGAAAAACCATACCATCTGATGATTATGGGCGGGGACCAGGTTTACGGCGATCCGATTTGGGAAATGTCCTCAACGCTCAAGAAGTGGGCAGAAAAATCGGGGAAAGAAAGATGGAAAGCCAAATTCACCCAGCAAATGGACACTCAGGTTGAAAAATTTTATATGGATCTTTATTGCTCCCGCTGGTCTCAGCCGGAACAAGCGAAAATGTTTGCCCAAATACCGGCTGTGATGATGTGGGACGATCACGATGTGTTCGACGGCTGGGGGTCTTACCCTGAAGACTGGCAGGCAAGCGAAGTTTACCAAGGCATATTTGCACAAGGAAGCAAGTATTTCAGCCTGTTTCAAATGCAGGCCCGCCCGGACGATCTACCCGACGCCGTGTTCAAGCGCCAACCAGGTTTTTCTTATGGCTATCAAATAGGGGATATCGCTATTCTTGCCCTCGATACCCGTTTTGAAAGAACTCAAAAAATGATTATGAGCAGCCATGCCTGGGACCAGGCTTTCTCCTGGTTAGAAGGACTAAGCGGTTGCAAACACCTGCTTATAATGGCAAGTATTCCTGTGGTTTACCCGGATTTTGGGCTCATGGAAAAAGCGCTGGCCTTTATACCCGGCCAGCAGTCCCTCGAAGATGACTTAAAAGATCATTGGCGCAGCAGGACTCACAAAGAAGAACGGCTGCGGCTCATCCACAGGTTGTTTAAATTCTCAGAGGAAAAAGAGTGCCGGGTTTCGATCCTTTCCGGGGATGTGCATGTCGCGGCAGTCGGCGTTATCGAATCAAATCGGGGAGGAACCGCGGGCAGCAACGCTTATGTGATTAATCAGCTTATTTCTTCAGCCATTGTCAATATCCCACCAAACGCAGTGGTTGTCTGGTTTTTAGAAAAAATGGGCGACAATGTTGAGAAAGTCGACCGGGGAATCACTGCCCAGATGTTGACTTTCCCTGCTACCGACCACAGGTTTATCGGCGCCCGAAACTGGCTAAGTTTAAGTCTCGATGATAAAAGGCGTGTGTGGGCAGACTGGTTTGTCGAAGATGAGGATGCTCCGTTTACCAAAGTCATTCATACCGTTTGATAAAGCCGTCTCGACTCTGAAATCGAAAATTCGAAAGGACCCCTTTATGATGCTGGATGCTTGATGCTGGATGCACGATACTCGCATTAACTCCATCCGGTATCAAGCATCCAGCATCGCCTGGTGCGCTCATTTCACGTTATACCTATCTAAATCCCCTGTTTGGTTACCAGATGCTCAAAAAAATCCTTTTCTTTGTTTTCGTTCCCTCTATTCTAACTTACTTTACCTACCAATGGATCGCCTCACTGCCAAAAGTTGAATTCGATGCATCAGTTGAAATCAGCTGGCGATCCGGTGAAGAAATTTTCTGGGGAAAAGGGCGCTGCAGTGTCTGTCATCGAATCGGTGACAAAGGCTACGCCCTCCGCGGTCCAAATTTAGGCCAGAGCAAAGACGGTCCAATCCTGCCGATCAGAGCGAGAGAAAGGGCGTCGCAGTTAAACCTTGCAGGGGCGACAGAGTATTTGGTTCAAAGTATCGCTGAACCCGGCGCTTTTGTTGTGCCCGGCTACAACAACGAAATGCCGGAAGTTTTCAGAGCACCCATCTCTTTAACTCCCTCCGAAATCAAAGCAGTTATTCTTTATCTCGAAAGTTTAGACGGGGACACCACCTTCAAAGAAATCCGCCTGCCGTCCCAATTACTGGCTTCTTATCAACCGGGTAAGCAATTTCAAATCAACGGCGATGTTGCCGAAGGACGTAACCTGTTTTTTGACATCGAAGGTCCGGCAGCCTGCGCGGCGTGTCATTCCGGACTCAACCTGGACGGCAAAGTCGTGGGCAGCACAATCGGCCCGGATCTAACAGCCATTGCCGGTTTTCGCACCCCTGAGCATATTTTAAGAAAAATCATCAACCCGGATTCCAACATTGTGAGCGGCTATGAGGAAGTTCTTATTAGAACAAAAAGTGGGCTGCTCCTGGTTGGAATAGTAAAAGAAGAAAATAAAGGTGAGTTACAATTAATAGAGAGAAATGAAAATCTAATCTTGGTTAGCAAAAAAGACATTCAATCGCGAGTGCCGCAATTTTCAATGATGCCTTCAAATTATCGCGACCTCTTAACCCAAAAACAACTCAACGATCTTTTGGCTTATTTGGTGACGCTTCAAGGAAATTAGGTTTGAAATATCATTTTTAATGCATTTTAATTCTTCTCAAAACTTTTCGGAATATAACTTGTACATAAGTATATCTAAATTTTGAAATTGTCAGGTGTTTATTTTTTCGATTCCTTATTGATTTTTTACTGGAACTTACCGAATTGTATTTATATATTTGTCGTACAGTTCATAATATCCATCCAAAATAACAAGAAATTAATGTATAACGTCGAGGAAATTTATCCCAATTCTCCTCTTATTGAGGTAATTTGCGAATTGAGATTTAAGAAGAATTTAAAGATAGAATGTCAAAGACATAATTTTTATGAGAAAATAAGCGAAAAATATGTCCATATCCTTGTCCCGAATTTTTCTCCTAATTCTTTGTTGGCTTTAATGCCTTATAAGTTTGAGAATGAAAAAAGGGATGCTGGAGTAATGCTCGCGATAGATAAGTTTTCATACTACAACAAACAAAAATATGTGGGACATAAAAAATTCATGGAAGAATTCATGAGTTTGCTTGATTTATTAGTTAAGACATACGCTATAAATAATTTAACAAGGATTGGCTGGAGATACATAAACGTTATTTCCTTTACACGAGAAAGCGGGTTGCTACCACTTAATGATTTTTTTAATCTTAAATTCAGTTTTTCTCAAAATCTGATGTCAAATTTCGAAAATTTTGATACCGTTTTTGTGACTAAAGTTGAAGATGGATCGATTACGGCAAAACTTCAAACAGCAATGGATTCGAAAAGCCGCCAGGAAGTCTTTGTACTCGATATAGATTTTGCAAGAACAGAAAATCTACTAATAAAAAATGTAGCGAAGGATATGCAACAAGCTCATAATCAAGCACGTTTACTTTTTGAGAACTCAATAACTGACAATTATAGACAATATTTAAGAGGAGATAAAATATGAGTTTTGTACATACTCAATACACCTCTGAAAATGTTCAAGATACGTATAATCTAATCAAAAGTAGAAAAGATGATATTCCTTTTAATTTTGCAAAAAGGGATATGTATGACTCAACTGATATAGATTTTGACGCAAATGATTATATTGGATCACACACCACTAAGGTCCCTAAGTGGAAATTTAGAAATTTAAATTTCAAGATCTATTCTTCTAAACCAATTGAAGTGATGATTAGCCGACAAGACGGAAGGTGTTTTGCAGAGAACGAATCGTTAGATATTTATGCAATTGGCGCTAGTGAGGAAGAAGCAATTGATGATTTTTGTCAAAATTTAATTTATTTTTATAAACATTACAAAGCGCTTAGTTGGGATAAAGTTACTGGACGTGCAGAAGAACTTAAACAGTTGTTTGATGATGTTTTTCAAGAGACACTCTTATGAATGTTGATCGGGACGTTGCTATGAAAAGCCTGTCTAAAAAGGGTTTTAGCAAAAAGCCTGATGGCGATCATATATATTTTCATCATGAATACGAAGGAAAAGAAACAGGGGCATATACAAAATTTTCACATTCGAAGAAAGGAAAGGATATAGACGATTATTTGATTTCATGCATGAAAAAACAATTAAAACTTGATAAGCGTTCTGAAGTAATCAACTTACTAAAATGTCCTATGGACGGTGACTCATATAATGATATTTTGATTAGAAAGAATATCTTTCCTTCATGATCCAAAAAAAATGTTTGAGTCCTATTTAATAGGTTCCTGGTTAGACTTACCCCCAAAACAGCTTAATCGCAAATCCAACCGCTGCGATTAACACAACCCAGCGAATGAACTTGTGCCCTCGTTCTACCACAACGTGTGTGGCCAGCAGAGCGCCAACTGCGTTTCCGGCAGCCAGAATCGATCCCCGAAAAAAATCGACCTGGTTGTTTAAAATAAACACCAGCAAAACAAACGGCGTAAAAATTAGAATTATCAAAACCTTTAAAGCGTTGGTTCGAACAAGATCATATCCGCAAGCAGTTAAAACAGCGATAAACAAAAATCCGATTCCGCCTTGAATAAATCCGCCGTAAAACCCAATCCCGAAAAATGCAATCATCAGAATGAATTTCTTCCCCCCGGATATCTTTGGCGTCGAATTCAATTCCTCCACCTTTGGATTAAAGAAAATCAGCCCGAGAATTAAAACCATAATAATTGCAAGCAGACGTTTAAAAAGCAGCTCATCTATTTCAACAGCGAGTTGGGCGCCCAAAACAGACCCGGCAATTGCCGGCAAAGCCGTGATGATGGTCACACCTTTGGGGATGACTTCAAATTGATGGAATTTGGCCGTAGCGAAAATATTTTGTACCAGAATTGCAATGCGGTTAGTGCCATTTGCCACCGTTGCGGGCAGCCCGAGGAAAATCAGAAAGGGCAGGGTAAGCAGCGACCCGCCGCCGGCAGTGACATTTAAAAAACCGGCAAAGATGCCGATTATGCCCAGGAGTATGAGTTGTAGGGTTTCTTCCATTTTTCAAATGTACAGGGTGTCCAAAAAGGTACCCCGTCTTTGCGAGCGAAGCGAAGCAATCTCATAATTCCGTGCTTAGAGGTTGGGGATTGCTTCGTCGCAGAGTTTATCCTGAGCCTGTCGAAGGGCTCCTCGCAAAGACTGCTTTCTATCTTTTTGGATAACTCTTAACGTTTGTCTCACCGATAAATCGTCTTCAAAAGAACTCTTTCGCCTACTTCTTCAATTTGAAAATTAATCCTTCCCAAAAGAATCCCTTCCTCAGTCTCGACATCCACCCGCCATTCTCCGGGTGAGACATTTCTTTTGCGGGTAATACCTCGATAGCCGCCATCCCTATAGCCGATGATTTCGTAGCCAAGACGATCGGTGGTCAGCCATTCGTCCTGATTCGGGAAAAATTGCTGCCAGTGGTGATAGATTTTTTTTGTGAGTTTGGTAGGTGCAAATATCGCCGTAAAACAGGAAACCGTGTCTCCTTTAGCGTAGCGAAAATCTTTATCCGAGTCTTTAAAGAATTGATACCATCTCGGTTTTTCGAATTTCAAAACGAAATTATCGTCTTGAATGTTTTTGCTGGCATGGTGGTAGATGCCGCCGGATTTCAACGACAGGGGTACGGGCGGGATCCAGTTCTGCCAGTAAAAGACGTTGATCAAAAAGTAAAGACCGAGTATCATCGATCCGGTCATCAGAAAATCCTTTTGCGTCCGAAAAATCTCCATCTTTAAAAAGTATCTGATTATGATGAGAACGAGCAGCAAACTAACCAGACCGCCGGCGATAAAAGTAAAGACGTTCACGACTTTAAACAGCACGGGAATAAAAAAAATGAAAAATGAAAATGAGGCGAGAAAATAGAGAGCAATTAACAAATATAAATTTCGCAGCCGTTTCTCTAAAAACTCATTTGCAGTGAGGAGTAAAACCAGAATCCCCAGGAAAAGCCCTGTCTTGGTGAAAGAAGCGCTTTGAAAATAGAAAATCACGTAAGCACTGAACAAGCCGCCGAGAAAAAACTGCAGAGCGAGCGGAAACCATTTTTGATATTTTAAGATAAGAGGTTTCTCAATTTTGTTGTGTTCTACCAGGGTCGTGATGACCATTAAAACGCCGAGCGAAATTAAATAGAGGAGGAGAATGAGGTTGTCCAGAAGTTGGTCGATTCTTTTCAGGGTAAGGCTGTCCCAGGTGAACCCGCCAAAGAAAAAGGCGACCGGATTGAATCTTTCAAAACGTTCGTAGAAATTTTTGATTTTTAGAATGAGGTTTAACATACTTTAGGGGGCAAACTTTTTCAAGCACAAGAAGCGAGGAGCGTAAATGCCATTTCGGCGCTCTACGCTTCTCGCTCTAGGGGATTTGTCTAATTGGGATTTTATCTAAACTTCAAAAACCAGATTAAAAACCGACGAATCAATATCAACGAAGTCTCTCAACTTCTTATTTACCGCGATAGTCACCCGATCGCCATAGCGGGAAAGCTGCTTCAATAACCGGTTCAAATTTTGCAGCTGTGCCTCGTGAAGTTCTTCGATGTGAATGGTAATAGAAGATGTGGTATTTTTTAACACTTTTTCAAGGTGACCTGTGACCCGGTCAAAGAACTTTTTATCCAGGCCGATCTTGAAGGAGACATTCAAGTGTGCGGCCCGGTTTTTTATCCGGTTCAGGGAGATTTCCAAAGCGCCCTTCTTGAGGTAACGCTGAAATAGTTTTTCGATTTGTTTTAAATAATTATGAGTTAATTGATTGACCTTTTCAAATTCTACCACGAATTGCCGCTCAACATAGTCCCGCATTGACAGGCCGATAACCCAGTCGGTTATCACGACCGGAATAAGCCGCGGCGCGGAAAACGGAATTGACCTCAAAAAACAGACAACCCGCGAAAGGCCTCCCGGCAGTATGGTTTTCACAAAGATTCTGCTCAACAATTTTAGCATTACTCTTAACGAATCTTGTTTGTTGTGAACCGGATTGTCAAGGTAACGAAGTTTATTTTTAATGCGTAAGGCAATATTACGATGATCAAGCAAACGAAAATAGAGCTTGCGATAACCGTCGACCATCTCATCATATCCCATCTGCTTAGGAAAAAGATTTGTGCCAAGCTTCGTATTATCAGACTCATGTGCGAAAGGTTTTAACCGACCCTCTTTTTCAAGCCGTTCATAAAGGGGCGTCTTTGGTATTGCCGTTAAAAGCCCAACCATGGCGGCTTGAATTCCTGATTTCGTAATGAATTGATATTGTTTTTCGAATGTCTCCATCGTGTCGTTATCGAAGCCGATGATAAACCCGCCCCGAATTTCGATGCCATGGGAGTAGATTCTCTGAATTGAAGTTTGCATATCTTCGCGGATATTTTGGAATTTCTTGGTTTCTTTTAAACTCTCCTCATCCGTGGATTCAATCCCGATGAAGACCCATTTAAAATTGGCTTCCCTAAGAAGCGCCAACAGCTCCTCATCCTGTGCCATATTCAAAGAAGCTTCCGTTCCAAAGGCGAAATTATAATCATGTTTGCGTTGGTAATCGCACAGAAATTTTAGCAGTTCCTTTGCGGCCGGTTTATTGCCAATAAAATTGTCATCGACAAAAAAAGCGCTGCGGACATTGAACTTTCTCAGCATATCCAATTCCCGCCCTACCTGCTCGACGGATTTGAAACGGGGTTTCCGTCCAAACATGACAATGATGTCGCAAAACTCACAGCGGAAAGGGCACCCTCTTGAAAACTGCAAACTCACTGAAATATACTTATCCAAATCTAAGAGATCGAATCTGGGAGTGGGAGACTCTGTCAAGTCCACTTCGCCCTTTTCATGGTAAAGCTTTTTAGGTGTTGACATTTCGAAATCCCGGCAAAAGTCTTTCCAGATATATTCGGCCTCGCCTGCCACAACCGTGTCGGCTATGGACTCATAAGCCTCAGGGCACAAAGATGCATAGCTTCCGCCGGCAACCACATAGTGGCCCTGACTTTTGTAATATCTGAGCAATTCTTTCTGGCGGTTAAATTGCACCCCCATCCCGCAAATTCCGATTATATCCGCCTGCGGTTTTATGGGAATAGCCTCGATATTCTCATCGACAATCTCAATTTCCCAATCTTCGGGGCATAAAGCTGCCAGCGTAGCAAGCCCCAAAGGCGGATTCGGGGTCCTTACCTTTGGCAAAATTTTGTCGGTGATCAATTTGAAACTCCAGAAACTTTCCGGAAACTTTGGGTTGATCAGCAGTAATTTCATAACC
This is a stretch of genomic DNA from candidate division KSB1 bacterium. It encodes these proteins:
- a CDS encoding radical SAM protein, with amino-acid sequence MKLLLINPKFPESFWSFKLITDKILPKVRTPNPPLGLATLAALCPEDWEIEIVDENIEAIPIKPQADIIGICGMGVQFNRQKELLRYYKSQGHYVVAGGSYASLCPEAYESIADTVVAGEAEYIWKDFCRDFEMSTPKKLYHEKGEVDLTESPTPRFDLLDLDKYISVSLQFSRGCPFRCEFCDIIVMFGRKPRFKSVEQVGRELDMLRKFNVRSAFFVDDNFIGNKPAAKELLKFLCDYQRKHDYNFAFGTEASLNMAQDEELLALLREANFKWVFIGIESTDEESLKETKKFQNIREDMQTSIQRIYSHGIEIRGGFIIGFDNDTMETFEKQYQFITKSGIQAAMVGLLTAIPKTPLYERLEKEGRLKPFAHESDNTKLGTNLFPKQMGYDEMVDGYRKLYFRLLDHRNIALRIKNKLRYLDNPVHNKQDSLRVMLKLLSRIFVKTILPGGLSRVVCFLRSIPFSAPRLIPVVITDWVIGLSMRDYVERQFVVEFEKVNQLTHNYLKQIEKLFQRYLKKGALEISLNRIKNRAAHLNVSFKIGLDKKFFDRVTGHLEKVLKNTTSSITIHIEELHEAQLQNLNRLLKQLSRYGDRVTIAVNKKLRDFVDIDSSVFNLVFEV
- a CDS encoding c-type cytochrome, which gives rise to MLDAGCTILALTPSGIKHPASPGALISRYTYLNPLFGYQMLKKILFFVFVPSILTYFTYQWIASLPKVEFDASVEISWRSGEEIFWGKGRCSVCHRIGDKGYALRGPNLGQSKDGPILPIRARERASQLNLAGATEYLVQSIAEPGAFVVPGYNNEMPEVFRAPISLTPSEIKAVILYLESLDGDTTFKEIRLPSQLLASYQPGKQFQINGDVAEGRNLFFDIEGPAACAACHSGLNLDGKVVGSTIGPDLTAIAGFRTPEHILRKIINPDSNIVSGYEEVLIRTKSGLLLVGIVKEENKGELQLIERNENLILVSKKDIQSRVPQFSMMPSNYRDLLTQKQLNDLLAYLVTLQGN
- a CDS encoding sulfite exporter TauE/SafE family protein codes for the protein MEETLQLILLGIIGIFAGFLNVTAGGGSLLTLPFLIFLGLPATVANGTNRIAILVQNIFATAKFHQFEVIPKGVTIITALPAIAGSVLGAQLAVEIDELLFKRLLAIIMVLILGLIFFNPKVEELNSTPKISGGKKFILMIAFFGIGFYGGFIQGGIGFLFIAVLTACGYDLVRTNALKVLIILIFTPFVLLVFILNNQVDFFRGSILAAGNAVGALLATHVVVERGHKFIRWVVLIAAVGFAIKLFWG
- a CDS encoding TIGR04255 family protein, whose product is MYNVEEIYPNSPLIEVICELRFKKNLKIECQRHNFYEKISEKYVHILVPNFSPNSLLALMPYKFENEKRDAGVMLAIDKFSYYNKQKYVGHKKFMEEFMSLLDLLVKTYAINNLTRIGWRYINVISFTRESGLLPLNDFFNLKFSFSQNLMSNFENFDTVFVTKVEDGSITAKLQTAMDSKSRQEVFVLDIDFARTENLLIKNVAKDMQQAHNQARLLFENSITDNYRQYLRGDKI
- a CDS encoding alkaline phosphatase family protein, whose protein sequence is MNIEMGPILGFRGVKNNKWHVCALIVVKGDETPKLTSGGGSPAANNLYSYGNRKIWRFEWAVDQTDKEQAVEYSIDGDKWKFRVPPKKDAELRFAYSSCNGYGSAKDAKKIEDKNKMWKVLSDQHDEKPYHLMIMGGDQVYGDPIWEMSSTLKKWAEKSGKERWKAKFTQQMDTQVEKFYMDLYCSRWSQPEQAKMFAQIPAVMMWDDHDVFDGWGSYPEDWQASEVYQGIFAQGSKYFSLFQMQARPDDLPDAVFKRQPGFSYGYQIGDIAILALDTRFERTQKMIMSSHAWDQAFSWLEGLSGCKHLLIMASIPVVYPDFGLMEKALAFIPGQQSLEDDLKDHWRSRTHKEERLRLIHRLFKFSEEKECRVSILSGDVHVAAVGVIESNRGGTAGSNAYVINQLISSAIVNIPPNAVVVWFLEKMGDNVEKVDRGITAQMLTFPATDHRFIGARNWLSLSLDDKRRVWADWFVEDEDAPFTKVIHTV
- a CDS encoding DUF2914 domain-containing protein, whose translation is MLNLILKIKNFYERFERFNPVAFFFGGFTWDSLTLKRIDQLLDNLILLLYLISLGVLMVITTLVEHNKIEKPLILKYQKWFPLALQFFLGGLFSAYVIFYFQSASFTKTGLFLGILVLLLTANEFLEKRLRNLYLLIALYFLASFSFFIFFIPVLFKVVNVFTFIAGGLVSLLLVLIIIRYFLKMEIFRTQKDFLMTGSMILGLYFLINVFYWQNWIPPVPLSLKSGGIYHHASKNIQDDNFVLKFEKPRWYQFFKDSDKDFRYAKGDTVSCFTAIFAPTKLTKKIYHHWQQFFPNQDEWLTTDRLGYEIIGYRDGGYRGITRKRNVSPGEWRVDVETEEGILLGRINFQIEEVGERVLLKTIYR